In Nicotiana tabacum cultivar K326 chromosome 19, ASM71507v2, whole genome shotgun sequence, one DNA window encodes the following:
- the LOC107775458 gene encoding uncharacterized protein LOC107775458, whose amino-acid sequence MHYMKELCKKFTKIEFKHIPRIQNEFADALTTLSSMIQHLDKNYIDPIEVDIRDQHAYYFHVNEEPDGKPWYHDIRRFLATREYPKNATNSQKRALRRLGNHVFLNWEVLYRRTPDLGLLKCVDPVEATRLLEEIHAGTCGPHKYTRLRFTLAKNILRAGYFWMTMESDNIRYV is encoded by the coding sequence ATGCACTACATGAAAGAGTTATGCAAGAAGTTCACGAAGATTGAGTTCAAGCACATCCCcaggattcagaatgagttcgctgACGCCCTTACAACTCTATCATCCATGATTCAACATCTAGATAAGAACTATATCGACCCGATTGAGGTAGATATCAGGGATCAACATGCCTATTACTTCCATGTAAATGAAGAGCCAGACGGTAAACCATGGTATCACGACATCAGGAGATTCCTTGCAACCAGAGAGTACCCAAAAAATGCTACTAATAGTCAAAAGAGGGCCCTCAGAAGGTTGGGGAATCACGTTTTCCTCAACTGGGAAGTCCTGTACAGGAGGACACCAGACTTAGGTTTGTTGAAATGTGTAGATCCCGTAGAGGCAACGAGGTTATTGGAAGAAATACATGCAGGAACATGTGGACCTCACAAATACACCAGACTTAGGTTCACATTGGCCAAGAATATCTTAAGagctggatacttttggatgactatggaaagtgATAATATCCGCTACGTATag